GATACAGCACCGGAAATCCTTCTGAAACATCCTTTACAGCCTGGCAGTACAGCTTCTCTCGATTTTCAACTGAATTACCGCTGGTATGCTGTGAATGGCCACCAATCTTTCAATGCAGTCATAGATGATGGTTCTTTTATGAGAATCAGCAGATATTACCCGTTGATAGGTTATCAAAAAAACTATGAAATTCAGGATGAGCATTTACGGAAAAAGAATAACCTCGGAAAACTGATTCCTCTGAAAAAACCGGAAGCTCCCGAAGTTTTTAAAAATGATTTTATCGATCTTGATATGACTATTTCAACCGAAGCGGGACAAACTGCTATCGGCACAGGGGATCTGGTAAAAAAATGGAAGCGTTCAGGAAGAAGCTATTTTCAGTATCATGTCAACAAGATTCCATTCAGATTTGCCATTTCATCTGCTTTTTACCGTGTGAAAACTATTCAATATAAAGGAATTGCCATCAATCTCTTTTATCATGAAAAACATTTCGAAAATGCAGATCATCTTCTCAACAATGCCAAGCTCACTCTAGATTACTGTATTAAGAATTTTGGAAAATATCCTTTTAAAACAGTGAATTTTGCAGAAATTTCTTCTTTCACCAAAGGTTTTGCCGCAACTGCTTATCCATCCGCTGTTTTCATGCCTGAAGATATGGTTTTCCATGCCAATATTCACGCTGATAAAGAACAGGATGTTATTAATGAACTTGCCGGACATGAGCTGTCACATTTATGGTGGGGAAACAGCCAGATTAACCCCGACGAAAGAGAAGGTTCTGTTATGCTTACAGAAACTCTGGCTATGTACACTGAAATGATGCTTTATAAAAAAATGCACGGCAGGGAAAAAATGAAAGACAGGCTTAATGTACATCAGCAGATTTATGATAATGAAAAGGGACTGTTTGAAGACCTGCCAATTTACAGAGCTACGGGAGATACTCCTCATATTTCCTATTCCAAAGGTGCTGTAGCCATGGTAAAACTGAGTGAGCTGATTGGTGAAGATAAAGTAAATACTGCGTTAAAAAACTTTTTACAAAATAATCGGTACCCCAAGAAACCTTCTTCGCTGGATCTACTCAATGAATTTTATAAGTTTTCTCCTGATGCTGCGACTAAAAAGAAGATTGATGCTTTATTTAAAACTATATAATGAATGAAAAAATCTGCGAGACAAAAATCTCCGCAAACATGAGTGGAATCTGTGGGAAACTCAAATTTCATCAATATGATACTGTATTTTTTGGAACGCAAAGTTCAATGCATAGGCAGTTTTGATTTTAAGGAAGCAAAAGTCCAGAATCAACTCTGTTGATTCGATGAAGCGGTGGATTGGCCTCCGGCTGTTTTAACTCTTAAAGTAATCCAGAAAAGTTGCCGAAAATCTTTGATTTTCTTGCGCCTAAAAGCATTATAATAATTAAAATTCTTGCGCCATTGCGCGAAACCAACAAAAGATTCGCTTTATCTACAAAATCACAGAAAAATCTCCACAAATATCTGCTTAATCTGCGAAATTTTCGAGAGAAAAATATGCAAATATTATACAAAAAACCAGCTGTACCCTCATCATACAGCTGGTTTTTCAATTATTACAAAAAAATATTTTCATGTTTCTGTAACAAAATAAAAATACATTTTACTAATTAATTGATATATCAATAATTGATAAGTCATTTTATTTAAATTTTAAAATCATGGAGAAATTAAATTCAATTATATTCTACAATATCGATAAAGCAATCAGGTCTTACAGGAATTACGCGCAACGCCAGCTGAAAGCCCACGGATTTACCATTACCATCGATCAGTGGCTTATTATTAAAGCTGTTCTGGAAAACCCGGGAATTACCCAGAATGAAATTGGTGATCTCGTCTTCAAGGATAATGCTTCAGTGACCAGAATTATAGATCTGCTTGTAAAATCGGAATATGTAGTACGTAACATTCATCCTGAAGACCGCAGAAAAACCAATCTGCAGGTGACCGACTCCGGAAAGAAAATCATTAAAGATGTTCAGAAAATTGTTGAGGGTAACCGAACCAAAGCACTGGAAGGCATTAGCAATGAGGAAATGGAAATAGTGAATTCAGCGATGCTCAAAATTTCAGAAAACTGTCTTAACGCTAAAAAATAAATACCATGACCCGAATATTCTTACTCTTATTAACCTGGATCATAATATTGATGAGCTCCCTGCTCTCTGCCCAGACCTTACAAAATTATTCTCTTTCCGGAACTCTCAGTTCTGAGAAACCGGAACAGTTGGAAATCAACTTATTCAGCCCGGACAATAAACTGATCAAAACCGAAATTGCAGATTCCGGCGGAAAATTCAGCTTTAACGACCTTAAAGCGGGAAACTATCAGTTAAAGATCAGTAAAAACGGTACCGAAGTCTATCAGTCCGGTGATATTGCTTTAACTGAGAACAAAATACTTTCTTCTATTGACCTGAATGTAAAATCCATTGAAGGCGTTACCATCACAAAGGCAAAACCATATATTGAGAGACAGGACGGAAAGATGATCCTGAATGTTGAAAATAGTATTGCCAGCACCGGAAATTCTGCATTTGAAGTCCTGGAAAAAGCTCCGGGTGTGAATGTAGACAGCAACGATAATATCAGCCTCCGCGGAAAAGGAAATCTCCTGGTACAGATCGATGGGAAAAATACTCCCATGACGGGAACCGACCTGGCAGCTTACCTTCGCGGCATTCCCTCTTCTACTGTGGAAAAAATAGAGTTTATTACCAATCCTTCATCTAAATATGATGCAGCTGGTACTTCCATCATCAACATCAAGCTTAAAAAAGATCAGAGAAAAGGGACTAACGGAACCGTTTCAACGTCTCTAGGAACCGGAAAATTTATCAAGAACAATAACAGTATCAGCCTTAACCACCGGAATAAAAAGCTGAATATATTTGCGAATTACAGTTTTGCTTATCGTGAATTTTACAACCACCTGAAGCTTGACAGAAATTTTTATGAGGACGGTGTTTTTCAAAGAGCCTATGTACAGGACAATTTCCTGAAACTTAATTTCAGAAATCATATCGCCAGAGCCGGAATGGATTATTATCTGAACGACAAAAATATTTTAGGTTTTTCCGCAGGATTTGTAAGTAATAAATTTGATCCTAAAGGGGATAATTCAAGCATTGTGCTGGGCAATAATTATCTCCCTGAAAGTAATTTCACTACCAAAAACCGTTCTCATGACCATTGGAAAAATATTTCTTTCAACCTGAATCATAAGTATACACTGGATTCACTAGGTTCGGAGCTGACTACCGATTTCGATTATATTCATTACGCCAACACTTCTCTTCAGAATTTTGAAACAAGGACTTATTCAGCTGGCGGAAACAGCCTTGACATTCTACAGGGTGATATTGGCGGGAATCTTAATATTTATTCCTTAAAATCCGATCTTTCCAAAAACCTGAAAAATGACTGGAAAATTGAAGCGGGAGCTAAAGTAAGTTTTGTAAAGGCAGACAATGATCTGAAATTTTTTGATGCCAGCTCAGGAACTCCTGTCTTGGATGTAAATAAAACCAACCATTTTATTTATGAAGAAAATATCAATGCTGCTTATGGAAATGTATCGAAGAAATGGGAGAAATTCAGTGCTATTTTTGGACTGAGAGCAGAAAATACGAACGTAAAAGGAACCCAGCTGACTACCAATCAGGTCAATAAAAAGAATTATACCCAGCTTTTCCCAAGTGCTGTATTTTCTTACAATATGACGGATAAGAGCAGCCTGGAAGTCAATTTCAGCAGAAGGATCACCAGACCAAGCTACAACCAGCTGAACCCTTTCAAATTCTATCTTGATCCTACTACCTACAGAGCCGGAAATCCTGATCTGAATCCACAGACCACGATGAATTATGAACTGACCTACAGCCTGAGCAATAAATATTTCGCTACTTTAAGCTACAGCAAAACCTCCGAAAATATTACGGATGTGATAAAACCGGTAGTAGAAAACGGAAAAAATATTACCGTACAAACCAATGAAAACCTAAGTTCAGCCTCTTATTACGGACTTAATCTGATTGCTCCGGTAAAATTAACGAAATGGTGGGAAATGAATAACAGCGCCAATTTTTACTACGGATCTTACACCGGAAATGTTTCGGGAACCCAGATTAACAATAAAGGGAATTTCACTTTCAACCTTAACAGCATCAATTCATTTAAATTAGGAAACGGCTTTACAGCTGAGCTTACAGGTAATTACAGAGCGAGGGAAGTTTATGCGTATATGGATGTTCAGCCTAACTGGTATCTGAATATCGGAGCTCAGAAAAAATTCAGCAATAACAGTACGCTGAAGCTGGCTTTCAACGATGTATTCTTTACCAGCAATCCGAAAGCACAGGTGGTTTTCAATAATTACATAGAAAATTTTGTAGTGAAAAGAGACAGCCGAGTGGTAACGCTTTCCTACACCTACAATTTTGGTTCTGCGAAAAACGGACAGCCAAGAAAAACAGGCGGTGCGGATGATCTGAAACAGAGGATCGGAGCATAAAAAGAATAAAATTTTCTATTCAGCATCAACAACTTAAAGGCAACTAAGGAAAAACAAAATTTAACGATAAAAAAACAGCACTATGAAAAAACTTAACATCACCCTACTGGCTATGGCAACATTCTTAGCCTTTGATATGGCCAACGCCCAAAAATCAGGGCCTAATGCCTCAACAGTACGAACTACAAACAATGATCCCGGATTGGATATGTCCTTCATGGATATGTCGGTTCGTCCACAGGATGATTTCTACAACTTCGTGAATGGAAAGTGGATGAAAACAGCCAAAATTCCTTCTGACCGTTCAAGATGGGGAAGCTTTGACCAGCTCAGAGAGAATACGGATAACAATTCTATTTCTATTTTAAATTCGCTTTTAAAAGACCAATTTGCAGACGGAAGCGAAGGTAAAAAAATCCAGAACCTGTATCTCACGTATATGGATATGGATAAAAGAAATAAAGACGGAATCTCTCCTTTAAAAGAAGATGTATCTAAAATTGACGCCATTAAAACCCTTGCAGATCTTAATCAATACCTGACTGCAGCAACAAGACAGGGTAACAATCCTCTTTACGGCTGGGGAGTAAGCGCTGATCTTGCAGACTCCAAAATGAATGCGGTTTATCTTGGAAGCGGTTCATTAGGATTGGGTCGGGATTATTATCAGAAAAATAACGAAAAGAATACTGAAGCCATAAAGGAGTATACAAAATATGTGGCTTCAATGCTGAATGTTCTGGGCTACAAAAATTCTACTGAGGCAGCCGGAAAAATTGTTGATTTTGAAAAATCCATCGCCAAAACTCTGCTTACCAATGAGCAGATCCGTGATGTTAATCTTCAGAATAACCCGAAAACCATGGCGGAACTTTCTGCTCTGGTGAAGAATACAGATCTTCCGGCATATCTTAAAAAAGCAGGGGTACAGACGGATAAAGTGATCATCGGGGAACTGAATTATTATAAAAACCTCGATCAGCTTCTTGTTCCTCAAAACATCAATATCATCAAGGATTATTTAAAATTCAACCTATTGTCGGGAAATGCTTCTTTCCTGACGCAGCAGCTTGATGAAACAAAATTCAATTTTTACAATAAGTACCTCCGTGGCCAAAAGGAGCAGAGAGCTCTTAACAAAAGAGGTTATGAACTGATTAATGGCAGCCTGGGTGAAGCTTTCGGAAAATTATATGTTGAAAAATACTTCCCTGCCGAAGCGAAAGCTCAGATGGAGGAACTGATCGGTTATCTGAAGAAAAGTTTTGCACAGCACATCAGCAATCTGAGCTGGATGTCTTCCACTACGAAGGAAAAGGCATTGACAAAGCTTAATAAATTCACTGTAAAAGTGGCTTATCCAGACAAATGGAAAGATTATTCCAAACTCAATATCCTGTCTGAAACCCAGGGTGGAAATTTATACAAAAATCTTCAGAACATTTCAGGATGGCAGTATCAGGAAGCCCTTGATAAAGTAGGTAAACCGGTTGACAAATCCAGATGGACTATGTCTCCGCAAACGGTGAATGCATATTATAATCCGCAAAACAATGAGATTGTTTTCCCTGCTGCCATTCTTCAGCCCCCTTTCTTCAATCCGAAAGCAGATCCTGCGATTAACTTTGGAGGTATTGGTGCGGTGATAGGACATGAAATCACCCATGGATTTGATGATTCCGGCGCCCAGTTTGATGCGGAAGGAAATCTTACAGACTGGTGGACACCTGAAGATAAAGCCAATTTTGAAAAAGCCACAAAATCTCTTGCCGCCCAATATGACAAGTATGAACCGGTAAAAGGAACTTTCGTGAACGGAACCTTTACGAATGGCGAAAATATTGCAGATCTGGGAGGGGTAAACATTGCTTACGATGCTCTTCAGATGTATCTTAAAGATAAGGGAGCCATAGAAAAGATCAGCGGCTATACGCAGGATCAAAGATTCTTTCTGAGCTGGGCTACGGTTTGGAGAACGCTTTACACGGAACCGGCTTTAATCAACCAGATCAAGACCGATGAGCACACGCCGGGAATGTACAGAGCTTTCGGACCTCTAGTGAATACCGAAGCTTTCTACAAAGCATTTGAGTTAAAATCCGGGGATAAGCTGTATAAAAATCCGGAAGAAAGAATTAAAATCTGGTAAGCGATTATTTCCGATTTTGCGGAATCATAAAACAAAAAAATCCCTCAGTGTGAGGGATTTTCTTATATAGAATTAATCTTAAGCTTCTGTTGAAGGGTTTTGGTCTTCCGCAGGTCTTTCAGCTTGTGGCTTTTGTCCTTCCGGTCTTCTTTGTCCGTCTGGTCTACCCTGTCCTTCCTGTCTTGGTTTTCCTTCCGGTTTTGGAGGTCTTGGTAAAAGAACTTTTCTTGAAAGCTTCATTTTCTTACGGTCATCATAACCCATGAATTTTACTTCTACTTCATCACCTTCAGCATATGGAACTTTGTCTAAACGAGCCCATTCAATTTCAGAAATGTGAAGAAGCCCTTCCGTACCTTTAGCAATAGCCACGAAAGCTCCGAAATCCATTACTTTCACTACTTTACCATTGTATACTTCTCCTACTACAGGAACGAAAGTAATTTCGTTGATCTTCGCTACAGCAGCATTGATCTTTTCTCTGTCTGTACCTGCAATTTCGATACGTCCGATTTCTCCGATTTCTTCGATAGCGATAACCGTATCTGTATCTTTCTGCATCTGCTGGATAATTTTTCCACCAGGCCCGATTACAGCACCAATGAAGTCTTTAGAAATCTCCATTACCACCATTTTCGGAGCGTGAGGCTTCACATCAGCTCTTGGTTCAGAAATAGTTTCCGTGATTTTATTTAAGATGTGTAATCTTCCGTCTCTGGCCTGCATCAAAGCTTTTTCCATGATATCCATAGAAAGTCCCTGAATTTTGATATCCATCTGACAAGCAGTGATCCCGTCTGCAGTACCTGTTACTTTAAAGTCCATATCTCCAAGGTGATCTTCATCTCCTAAGATATCGGAAAGTACAGTGAATTTACCGGATTTTGCATCTGTAATCAATCCCATTGCAATACCTGAAACAGGTTTTGTAATCTGTACCCCTGCATCCATTAATGCTAATGTTCCTGCACAAACTGTTGCCATTGAAGACGAACCGTTTGATTCTAAGATATCAGAAACAATTCTGATGGTGTATGGATTTTCTTCAGGAATAACTGCCTGTAATGCTCTTTGAGCAAGGTTTCCGTGTCCTACTTCTCTTCTTGAAGTTCCTCTTAAAGGTCTTGCTTCACCTGTAGAGAATGGCGGGAAGTTATAGTGAAGGAAGAATTTTTCGTCGTGCTGCGAAATTACGCTGTCTACCATGTTGGCATCTTTCACAGAACCCAGTGTTACAGCAGTCAGAGACTGAGTTTCACCTCTTGTAAAGATGGCTGAACCGTGAGCTCCCGGAAGGTAGTCAATTTCTGACCAGATAGGACGGATCGTCTGAGGATCACGACCATCAAGACGGATATTGTCTTCAAGGATCATCTGACGCATTGCTTCTTTCTCTACGTCGTGATAATATACTTTTACGAAAGGCGTTACTCTTTCCAGCTCTTCTGCATTATCAGCATATTGAGCTAAGAATTCTTCACGAACCGCTTTGAATTTCTCACCTCTCTCTTCTTTACCAGATGGAGTTCTTGCCACCTCATATACTTTATCGTAAGTTTCTTTCCAAACTTTTTCACGAATTTCTTCATCGTGATCTTCGTGAGAATATTCTCTCTTAGGGAAAGCTTTTCCTACTTTTTCTGCTAATCTCTCCTGAGCTTCAATCTGCTTTTTAATTTCAGCATGAGCAAAATTAATCGCTTCTAACATTTCCTGCTCAGAAATTTCTTTCATTTCTCCTTCTACCATTACGATTGAATCTTTAGTAGCTCCAACCATAATATCCAATTCAGAATTCTTTAATTCTTCATAGCTTGGGTTGATAGAAAGCTGCCCATCAAACCTTACCACTCTTACTTCAGACATTGGTCCGTTGAAAGGGATATCAGTAATGGCAATTGCTGCAGAAGCTGCTAAACCTGCCAAATCATCAGGAATCGCTTTTCCGTCATAAGAAATTAAAGAAATCATTACCTGAACTTCAGCGTGGAAATCTTCAGGGAAAAGTGGACGTAATACTCTGTCTACTAATCTCATGGTTAAAATTTCCTGATCTGAAGGTCTTGCTTCTCTACGGAAGAAGTTTCCAGGAATTCTTCCTCCTGCATAGAATTTCTCTCTATAGTCTACCGTTAATGGTAAAAAATCTACTCCGGGATTAGCTTCTTTATTGGCTACAACAGTTGCTAAAAGCATTGTTCCGCCCATTTTTACTACCACAGATCCATCAGCCTGCTTAGCCAGTTTCCCTGTTTCAATTGTGATTTCTCTGCCGTCTGCAAGAGTAATCGTTTCTGTAAACGCTTGAGGTATACTCATAAATTTGTCGTCTTTATACTCCGTATTGAGTATGAATTAATATTTAAACTCTTTAAATTTTCGTCTGCAAAGGTACTATATAATAATGATATATTAAATTTTCAGCTTCAAAAAACCTATGCTACATGGTAAGATTTCATGGATCAGTTTTCTCAAAAACATAAAAATTTCATGCTAAGAATTAGACTTAATGATCATTATGGGGCAGGAAAACCTATTTTTTCAAAGATTATTCATGATAAAATCCGGTCGTTTTCGTATTATTGTCTC
This region of Chryseobacterium vaccae genomic DNA includes:
- a CDS encoding M13 family metallopeptidase encodes the protein MKKLNITLLAMATFLAFDMANAQKSGPNASTVRTTNNDPGLDMSFMDMSVRPQDDFYNFVNGKWMKTAKIPSDRSRWGSFDQLRENTDNNSISILNSLLKDQFADGSEGKKIQNLYLTYMDMDKRNKDGISPLKEDVSKIDAIKTLADLNQYLTAATRQGNNPLYGWGVSADLADSKMNAVYLGSGSLGLGRDYYQKNNEKNTEAIKEYTKYVASMLNVLGYKNSTEAAGKIVDFEKSIAKTLLTNEQIRDVNLQNNPKTMAELSALVKNTDLPAYLKKAGVQTDKVIIGELNYYKNLDQLLVPQNINIIKDYLKFNLLSGNASFLTQQLDETKFNFYNKYLRGQKEQRALNKRGYELINGSLGEAFGKLYVEKYFPAEAKAQMEELIGYLKKSFAQHISNLSWMSSTTKEKALTKLNKFTVKVAYPDKWKDYSKLNILSETQGGNLYKNLQNISGWQYQEALDKVGKPVDKSRWTMSPQTVNAYYNPQNNEIVFPAAILQPPFFNPKADPAINFGGIGAVIGHEITHGFDDSGAQFDAEGNLTDWWTPEDKANFEKATKSLAAQYDKYEPVKGTFVNGTFTNGENIADLGGVNIAYDALQMYLKDKGAIEKISGYTQDQRFFLSWATVWRTLYTEPALINQIKTDEHTPGMYRAFGPLVNTEAFYKAFELKSGDKLYKNPEERIKIW
- a CDS encoding polyribonucleotide nucleotidyltransferase yields the protein MSIPQAFTETITLADGREITIETGKLAKQADGSVVVKMGGTMLLATVVANKEANPGVDFLPLTVDYREKFYAGGRIPGNFFRREARPSDQEILTMRLVDRVLRPLFPEDFHAEVQVMISLISYDGKAIPDDLAGLAASAAIAITDIPFNGPMSEVRVVRFDGQLSINPSYEELKNSELDIMVGATKDSIVMVEGEMKEISEQEMLEAINFAHAEIKKQIEAQERLAEKVGKAFPKREYSHEDHDEEIREKVWKETYDKVYEVARTPSGKEERGEKFKAVREEFLAQYADNAEELERVTPFVKVYYHDVEKEAMRQMILEDNIRLDGRDPQTIRPIWSEIDYLPGAHGSAIFTRGETQSLTAVTLGSVKDANMVDSVISQHDEKFFLHYNFPPFSTGEARPLRGTSRREVGHGNLAQRALQAVIPEENPYTIRIVSDILESNGSSSMATVCAGTLALMDAGVQITKPVSGIAMGLITDAKSGKFTVLSDILGDEDHLGDMDFKVTGTADGITACQMDIKIQGLSMDIMEKALMQARDGRLHILNKITETISEPRADVKPHAPKMVVMEISKDFIGAVIGPGGKIIQQMQKDTDTVIAIEEIGEIGRIEIAGTDREKINAAVAKINEITFVPVVGEVYNGKVVKVMDFGAFVAIAKGTEGLLHISEIEWARLDKVPYAEGDEVEVKFMGYDDRKKMKLSRKVLLPRPPKPEGKPRQEGQGRPDGQRRPEGQKPQAERPAEDQNPSTEA
- a CDS encoding TonB-dependent receptor domain-containing protein; translated protein: MTRIFLLLLTWIIILMSSLLSAQTLQNYSLSGTLSSEKPEQLEINLFSPDNKLIKTEIADSGGKFSFNDLKAGNYQLKISKNGTEVYQSGDIALTENKILSSIDLNVKSIEGVTITKAKPYIERQDGKMILNVENSIASTGNSAFEVLEKAPGVNVDSNDNISLRGKGNLLVQIDGKNTPMTGTDLAAYLRGIPSSTVEKIEFITNPSSKYDAAGTSIINIKLKKDQRKGTNGTVSTSLGTGKFIKNNNSISLNHRNKKLNIFANYSFAYREFYNHLKLDRNFYEDGVFQRAYVQDNFLKLNFRNHIARAGMDYYLNDKNILGFSAGFVSNKFDPKGDNSSIVLGNNYLPESNFTTKNRSHDHWKNISFNLNHKYTLDSLGSELTTDFDYIHYANTSLQNFETRTYSAGGNSLDILQGDIGGNLNIYSLKSDLSKNLKNDWKIEAGAKVSFVKADNDLKFFDASSGTPVLDVNKTNHFIYEENINAAYGNVSKKWEKFSAIFGLRAENTNVKGTQLTTNQVNKKNYTQLFPSAVFSYNMTDKSSLEVNFSRRITRPSYNQLNPFKFYLDPTTYRAGNPDLNPQTTMNYELTYSLSNKYFATLSYSKTSENITDVIKPVVENGKNITVQTNENLSSASYYGLNLIAPVKLTKWWEMNNSANFYYGSYTGNVSGTQINNKGNFTFNLNSINSFKLGNGFTAELTGNYRAREVYAYMDVQPNWYLNIGAQKKFSNNSTLKLAFNDVFFTSNPKAQVVFNNYIENFVVKRDSRVVTLSYTYNFGSAKNGQPRKTGGADDLKQRIGA
- a CDS encoding MarR family winged helix-turn-helix transcriptional regulator; translated protein: MEKLNSIIFYNIDKAIRSYRNYAQRQLKAHGFTITIDQWLIIKAVLENPGITQNEIGDLVFKDNASVTRIIDLLVKSEYVVRNIHPEDRRKTNLQVTDSGKKIIKDVQKIVEGNRTKALEGISNEEMEIVNSAMLKISENCLNAKK